In Rhodothermia bacterium, one DNA window encodes the following:
- the ilvD gene encoding dihydroxy-acid dehydratase, giving the protein MSENILNKHSRLLTQDESLPAAQSMIIGSGVPYEDLNKPFVGIGSTGFDGNPCNMHLAMFAALQKKSVHDAGLVGLVFNTIGVSDGITNGNDGMRYSLPSREIIADSIESIAGAHFYDGLVFTAGCDKNMPGAIMAMLRLNRPSIMVYGGTINGGHYKGEKLNIVSAFEAYGKKLQGKISEEDYREVIKNACPGPGACGGMYTANTMSSAIEALGMSLPYSSSSPARSEEKKRECQTVGNAIRNLIEKDLKPKDIITRASLTNAMKVITVLGGSTNAVLHLIAIARTGGIALTIDDFQEISNTTPLLADMKPSGKYLMEDLFQIGGIPALMKLMLKEGLLEGNCLTVTGKTIAENLENIPDFPEDQDLIRPLSNPIKSEGHIQILYGNIAKEGAVAKITGHEGERFEGKAICFDSEADLNLGIHNGLVKPGHVVVIRYVGPKGGPGMPEMLKPTSAIMGAGLGESVALITDGRFSGGTHGFVVGHVTPEAMEGGEIALIQDGDTIVLDAVNNTISLNISDDELANRKSKWQKPPYRVSSGYLWKYIKAVENASNGCLTDL; this is encoded by the coding sequence ATGTCCGAAAACATCCTAAATAAGCATAGCCGTTTGCTAACCCAAGACGAATCACTTCCGGCAGCCCAATCCATGATTATCGGCTCCGGCGTCCCTTATGAAGACCTTAACAAACCATTTGTTGGCATCGGAAGCACGGGATTCGATGGCAATCCTTGTAATATGCACTTGGCCATGTTTGCCGCCTTGCAGAAGAAAAGCGTGCATGATGCCGGTTTGGTGGGGCTGGTTTTTAATACCATTGGCGTGAGTGATGGCATTACAAATGGGAACGACGGGATGCGGTATTCCCTCCCTTCCCGCGAAATCATTGCGGACTCTATCGAGTCTATTGCAGGTGCGCATTTTTATGATGGACTTGTTTTTACAGCGGGTTGCGACAAGAACATGCCCGGTGCAATTATGGCCATGCTACGGCTTAACCGCCCCTCCATTATGGTTTATGGCGGAACCATCAATGGAGGTCACTACAAAGGCGAAAAACTCAACATCGTATCGGCATTTGAAGCCTACGGCAAAAAATTACAAGGCAAAATTAGCGAGGAAGACTACCGCGAAGTCATTAAAAATGCTTGCCCCGGACCCGGTGCATGTGGCGGAATGTACACCGCAAACACGATGAGTTCTGCCATCGAAGCATTAGGGATGAGCTTGCCGTACAGCTCGTCCAGTCCAGCACGTAGCGAAGAGAAAAAACGCGAATGCCAAACCGTGGGCAACGCCATCCGAAACCTCATTGAGAAAGACCTCAAACCAAAAGACATTATTACCCGTGCTTCGCTGACCAATGCGATGAAAGTGATTACCGTTTTGGGAGGCTCTACCAATGCCGTACTCCACCTGATTGCTATCGCCCGAACCGGCGGCATTGCATTAACGATAGATGACTTTCAGGAAATCTCTAACACTACACCGCTCTTGGCGGATATGAAGCCAAGTGGGAAATACCTGATGGAAGACCTGTTCCAAATTGGCGGTATTCCGGCCTTAATGAAGTTGATGCTCAAAGAAGGCCTCTTAGAGGGCAACTGCCTAACGGTTACGGGTAAAACCATCGCAGAAAACCTTGAAAACATCCCCGATTTTCCCGAAGACCAAGACCTAATTCGCCCGCTCTCCAATCCAATCAAATCCGAAGGTCATATTCAAATTTTGTATGGCAATATTGCCAAAGAAGGTGCTGTGGCCAAAATAACCGGACACGAGGGCGAACGGTTTGAAGGAAAGGCCATTTGTTTTGACTCGGAGGCAGACCTGAACCTCGGTATTCACAATGGACTCGTAAAGCCCGGTCATGTGGTGGTGATCCGCTATGTGGGCCCAAAAGGAGGGCCGGGAATGCCCGAAATGTTAAAACCCACTTCGGCCATTATGGGTGCAGGGCTTGGGGAATCGGTTGCCTTGATCACCGACGGACGGTTCTCCGGTGGTACGCATGGATTTGTTGTGGGGCATGTTACGCCGGAAGCTATGGAAGGCGGGGAAATTGCCCTTATTCAAGATGGCGATACCATTGTTTTGGATGCGGTAAACAATACGATTTCGCTCAACATCTCCGACGACGAGCTGGCAAACCGCAAATCGAAGTGGCAAAAACCCCCATACAGGGTTTCGAGTGGATACTTGTGGAAGTACATTAAGGCGGTCGAAAACGCCAGTAATGGTTGCTTAACGGACTTGTAA
- the rho gene encoding transcription termination factor Rho produces the protein MEGQFFTGLLELIGDKKFGFVRTLRHDLPKGELDPFVPPPMIKRFNLRDGVAIEGTAVPGKKGDMVVKTVEKVMGIPVDRWVKIVVDSNEPTVYPNEKWNLITSPKDIPMRMIDIVSPIGKGQRAMVVAPPRTGKTLILHGIARGIHQNHPQAALVALLVDERPEEVTDFKRNIPAMVFASSNDREEDNHVRVSTLALEYCLRLVEMRRDVVFLIDSLTRLGRTFNIFSAGSGRTLSGGLDSRALNIPRRIFGAARKQERGGSLTIVATALTDTGSRMDEVILEEFKGTGNCEIVLDREMANKRIFPAINVRRSGTRNEDQLLGDITYRQHTLMRVLNMRHPIEAGQALIKRINQTSSNEELLHDITPTR, from the coding sequence ATGGAAGGACAATTTTTCACTGGTCTGCTGGAACTTATCGGCGATAAAAAATTTGGATTTGTACGCACCCTTAGGCATGACCTTCCTAAAGGAGAGTTGGATCCCTTTGTCCCCCCACCAATGATCAAAAGATTTAATCTGCGAGATGGGGTCGCTATCGAAGGGACAGCTGTTCCGGGAAAAAAAGGAGACATGGTCGTTAAAACCGTAGAAAAGGTCATGGGGATTCCGGTAGATCGTTGGGTGAAGATTGTTGTGGATTCGAACGAGCCAACCGTTTACCCCAATGAAAAATGGAACTTAATTACAAGTCCCAAAGACATCCCCATGCGCATGATAGACATTGTGTCCCCGATTGGGAAAGGGCAGCGTGCGATGGTCGTTGCACCTCCACGGACAGGTAAGACCTTGATTTTACACGGCATTGCGCGTGGTATTCATCAAAACCACCCACAAGCGGCATTGGTTGCTTTGTTGGTGGATGAGCGCCCTGAGGAAGTAACCGACTTTAAGCGGAACATTCCGGCAATGGTTTTTGCCTCCTCGAACGACCGCGAGGAAGACAACCATGTTCGGGTTTCAACCCTTGCCCTTGAATATTGCTTACGACTGGTGGAAATGCGCCGAGATGTTGTTTTCCTCATAGATTCCCTCACGCGACTCGGTCGGACGTTTAACATTTTCAGTGCGGGTAGTGGCCGAACGCTCTCTGGTGGTTTAGACTCCAGAGCACTAAACATTCCCCGACGGATTTTTGGGGCCGCACGAAAGCAAGAGCGTGGAGGATCGCTTACCATTGTCGCAACCGCACTGACGGATACGGGGAGCCGTATGGACGAGGTGATTCTGGAGGAATTTAAAGGGACGGGCAATTGCGAAATCGTTTTAGACCGCGAAATGGCCAATAAACGCATTTTTCCGGCCATTAATGTACGTCGCTCCGGAACGCGAAATGAAGACCAGTTGTTGGGCGATATCACGTATCGTCAGCATACCCTGATGCGGGTTTTGAACATGCGTCATCCGATAGAAGCCGGACAAGCCCTCATTAAACGTATTAACCAAACCAGCTCTAACGAAGAATTGCTGCACGACATTACCCCAACACGATAA